In Panacibacter ginsenosidivorans, the following proteins share a genomic window:
- a CDS encoding oligosaccharide flippase family protein, with amino-acid sequence MSSSIKKLAGQTIWYGVSSIAARFINYLLTPLLTYNLVNTEGLAHYGQIGLIYSAIPILNIIFTYGFETAYFRFASKEEYKKDIYNTSALSLIFSTLFFSILLWIFQHAFGVAIGLQDFPLIIQISIFIIALDALSTIPFAKLRQEQRPRKFAFIKIAGILINIFVTWFYVAWCPRHVDVHANSFLNIIYEPGTNPVVYVVLANLIQSAFTLLLLGSEIKQLRFNFNTRLWKEMMIYSLPLVIAGMGGMINETFDRLMLRWWLPGSVQHKEAEVGVYNACYKLSILITLFIQAFRLGAEPFFFKQAEGDNPQKTYARVMKFFVITVCVTFLIINLFIPIWKHFISPGYWEGLAVVPILVLANMCLGIYYNLSIWYKLSNRTGAGATITVIGAAITFLVNFLFIPHFSYMASAWATFSCYFSMMLISFVWGQKAYYVPYAWKKLLAYMVIVILLFFVHKGITHFYDNDIFSLAIGSIFTTAFIVFVLKVEKKEFIAMPVVGKYVARYI; translated from the coding sequence TTGAGCAGCAGCATAAAAAAACTGGCAGGACAAACAATATGGTATGGCGTTAGTTCAATTGCAGCGCGTTTTATTAATTACCTGCTTACACCTTTGTTAACCTATAACCTTGTTAACACCGAAGGGCTGGCACATTATGGGCAAATTGGATTGATTTATTCTGCAATACCAATACTGAATATCATTTTTACGTATGGTTTTGAGACAGCTTATTTCAGGTTTGCTTCGAAAGAAGAATATAAAAAAGATATTTACAATACATCAGCATTATCGCTGATATTTTCCACACTTTTCTTTTCTATACTGCTTTGGATATTTCAACACGCATTTGGCGTGGCTATTGGCTTGCAGGACTTTCCGCTGATCATACAAATAAGCATTTTTATTATTGCACTGGATGCGTTAAGCACCATTCCCTTTGCAAAATTGCGGCAGGAACAAAGGCCAAGAAAATTTGCATTCATAAAGATTGCTGGTATTCTCATCAACATTTTTGTTACATGGTTTTATGTGGCATGGTGTCCCAGACATGTAGATGTGCATGCAAATAGCTTCCTGAATATTATTTACGAGCCGGGCACAAACCCTGTGGTATATGTTGTGCTGGCTAATCTTATTCAAAGTGCATTTACATTGTTATTGCTGGGTAGTGAAATAAAACAATTACGCTTTAATTTCAATACAAGGTTATGGAAGGAAATGATGATCTATTCCTTACCACTTGTTATCGCCGGCATGGGCGGCATGATCAATGAAACTTTCGACAGGCTTATGCTTCGCTGGTGGCTGCCTGGCAGTGTACAACATAAAGAAGCAGAAGTAGGCGTGTACAATGCCTGTTACAAATTGTCGATTCTTATTACGTTATTCATACAGGCTTTCAGGCTTGGTGCAGAGCCTTTCTTTTTTAAACAGGCAGAAGGTGATAATCCGCAAAAGACCTATGCAAGGGTTATGAAATTTTTTGTCATTACCGTATGCGTTACTTTTCTTATCATCAATTTATTTATACCAATCTGGAAACATTTTATTAGCCCAGGTTATTGGGAAGGCCTCGCAGTAGTGCCAATACTGGTACTTGCAAATATGTGCCTGGGCATTTATTATAACTTAAGCATCTGGTACAAACTCAGTAATCGCACCGGCGCCGGAGCAACCATAACAGTGATAGGTGCAGCCATTACTTTCCTGGTAAACTTTTTATTTATTCCACACTTTAGTTATATGGCAAGTGCATGGGCAACTTTTTCCTGCTATTTCAGCATGATGCTGATAAGTTTTGTGTGGGGCCAAAAAGCTTATTATGTGCCTTATGCATGGAAAAAATTATTGGCTTACATGGTTATTGTTATCCTGTTATTCTTTGTACACAAAGGCATCACTCACTTTTATGACAACGATATTTTTTCGCTTGCCATTGGCAGCATTTTCACCACAGCTTTTATAGTCTTTGTATTAAAAGTTGAAAAGAAAGAATTTATTGCGATGCCTGTTGTTGGTAAGTATGTAGCCAGGTATATATAG
- the arfB gene encoding alternative ribosome rescue aminoacyl-tRNA hydrolase ArfB — protein sequence MSITITNEIIFQTARSGGKGGQNVNKVETMVEGRWHVANSVLVSDEQKQSILQKLASKITTDGYLLVKSQTERTQLGNKEQVIKKMNQLIAQALIKKKSRIATKVPKVIKEKILEKKKQKSSVKATRRKLKPGDY from the coding sequence ATGTCGATCACTATAACAAACGAAATAATTTTTCAAACGGCACGCAGCGGCGGCAAGGGCGGACAAAATGTAAATAAAGTTGAAACCATGGTGGAAGGCCGCTGGCATGTTGCAAACTCTGTGCTTGTGTCAGATGAGCAAAAACAGAGCATCCTGCAAAAACTTGCCTCCAAAATAACAACGGATGGTTATTTACTGGTAAAGTCTCAAACAGAAAGAACACAGTTGGGCAATAAAGAACAAGTGATCAAAAAAATGAACCAGCTTATTGCGCAGGCATTGATAAAAAAGAAATCACGTATCGCTACGAAAGTTCCAAAAGTTATAAAAGAAAAAATACTCGAAAAGAAAAAACAAAAATCATCTGTGAAAGCAACACGCCGCAAACTAAAACCGGGCGACTATTAA
- the dtd gene encoding D-aminoacyl-tRNA deacylase translates to MRAVIQRVSEASVTVDENITGNIGNGLLVLVGIEDADNDEDIQWLSSKIVNLRIFNDDEGVMNVSVKDCNGDILLVSQFTLHAATKKGNRPSYIKASKPDIAIPMYEKMITQLETDLGKKIYTGVFGADMKVRLLNDGPVTIVMDSKNKE, encoded by the coding sequence ATGAGAGCAGTTATACAAAGAGTTTCAGAAGCATCAGTTACCGTTGATGAAAATATTACCGGAAATATTGGCAATGGATTACTTGTTTTAGTTGGTATTGAAGACGCAGATAATGATGAGGACATTCAATGGCTCAGCAGTAAGATAGTAAACCTGCGTATTTTTAATGATGACGAAGGTGTAATGAACGTAAGTGTCAAAGACTGCAATGGAGATATTTTATTGGTTAGTCAGTTTACTTTACATGCAGCGACAAAAAAAGGCAATCGCCCTTCTTATATAAAAGCAAGTAAACCTGATATAGCCATACCGATGTATGAAAAGATGATCACTCAACTGGAAACTGATCTTGGAAAAAAAATATATACCGGCGTATTTGGCGCAGATATGAAAGTTAGATTACTGAATGATGGACCGGTGACAATTGTGATGGACTCGAAGAATAAAGAGTAG
- a CDS encoding GxxExxY protein has translation MTEIIYKEESYKIIGLCMEVHKQLGMGFKEIIYKDALEIELNNAGISFIREQQYDIEYKGIILPHKYYADFVIEGKIIMEIKASSMIVNNFVSQTINYLKASGIHLGIIANFGEKSFTSKRIVF, from the coding sequence ATGACAGAGATAATCTATAAAGAAGAATCATATAAGATCATTGGGTTGTGTATGGAAGTGCATAAGCAACTTGGCATGGGATTTAAGGAAATAATTTATAAGGATGCACTGGAGATTGAATTGAATAATGCTGGTATTTCATTTATAAGGGAACAGCAGTATGATATTGAATATAAAGGAATAATTCTTCCTCATAAATATTATGCAGATTTTGTTATTGAAGGCAAGATTATAATGGAAATAAAGGCTTCATCCATGATCGTAAACAATTTTGTTTCGCAGACAATAAACTATTTAAAGGCATCAGGTATTCATCTTGGCATTATTGCAAACTTTGGCGAGAAATCATTTACATCAAAACGTATTGTATTTTAA
- a CDS encoding nucleotide pyrophosphohydrolase → MTIQQAQTTVDNWIKTVGVRYFSELTNLGILMEEVGELSRLMVRTYGEQSFKESDKGKDIADEMADVLWVLICLANQTNVDLTAALQKNFEKKNIRDADRHKNNEKLGGGTIE, encoded by the coding sequence ATGACTATACAACAAGCCCAAACAACTGTTGACAACTGGATAAAAACCGTTGGTGTTCGCTATTTCAGCGAACTTACCAATCTTGGCATATTAATGGAAGAAGTAGGGGAGTTGTCGAGACTAATGGTAAGAACTTATGGGGAACAATCATTTAAAGAAAGTGATAAAGGCAAAGATATTGCAGATGAAATGGCTGATGTGTTGTGGGTGTTAATTTGTCTTGCCAATCAAACAAACGTTGACCTTACTGCTGCATTACAAAAAAATTTTGAGAAAAAAAATATCCGTGATGCAGACAGGCATAAGAATAATGAAAAACTTGGAGGGGGAACTATTGAATAA
- a CDS encoding YihY/virulence factor BrkB family protein translates to MTIKGLWQILKQTFKEFADLKITRMSAALAYYTVFSIAPMLIVIITLCDIFLGREAIEGQVFEQIRSFVGDSAALQIQELIKNATISKDISWASVVGIIALIFAATSVFAEIQDSINLIWRLKAKPRKGWLKLLINRVLSFSMVVSLGFILLVSLVVNAALNLLEDHLLSMFPGMQIYIAYALNILLQFITISFLFGTIFKVLPDAKIHWKNVRSGAFTTALLFMLGKFAVSYYLGKSHISSSYGAAGSLVIILLWVYYSAIILYFGAAFTRVYAQHTGNHIFPTSYAVFIQEIEVENKHALDEQSPEVKTIVKEDEIIIKHEDEKENI, encoded by the coding sequence ATGACAATAAAAGGGCTGTGGCAAATATTAAAGCAAACATTCAAAGAATTTGCTGATCTTAAAATAACACGCATGAGTGCTGCACTGGCGTACTACACCGTGTTCTCTATTGCACCAATGCTTATAGTGATCATAACACTCTGCGATATTTTTTTGGGAAGAGAAGCAATAGAAGGGCAGGTTTTTGAACAAATAAGATCTTTTGTGGGAGACAGTGCTGCGTTGCAGATACAGGAGCTTATTAAGAATGCAACAATTTCTAAAGATATAAGCTGGGCATCTGTTGTTGGTATAATAGCACTGATATTTGCAGCCACCAGTGTGTTTGCTGAAATACAGGATTCCATAAATCTTATATGGCGTTTAAAAGCAAAACCAAGAAAGGGTTGGTTAAAACTGCTTATTAACAGGGTGCTTAGTTTCTCTATGGTAGTATCGCTGGGTTTTATTTTATTGGTATCGCTTGTTGTAAATGCTGCGCTCAATTTGCTGGAAGATCATTTGTTAAGCATGTTTCCGGGCATGCAAATTTATATTGCATATGCACTAAATATTTTGTTGCAGTTTATTACCATAAGTTTTTTGTTTGGCACCATATTTAAAGTGTTGCCCGATGCAAAGATCCATTGGAAAAATGTAAGGTCCGGTGCGTTTACAACAGCATTACTTTTTATGCTGGGTAAATTTGCAGTAAGTTATTATCTTGGAAAAAGCCATATCAGCAGTTCTTATGGCGCAGCAGGTTCGCTGGTGATCATTTTATTATGGGTTTATTATTCTGCGATCATCTTATATTTTGGCGCGGCATTTACAAGGGTTTACGCACAGCATACCGGCAACCACATTTTCCCTACTTCTTATGCAGTATTTATCCAGGAAATAGAAGTAGAAAATAAACATGCACTGGATGAGCAAAGTCCCGAAGTAAAAACTATTGTGAAAGAAGACGAAATAATTATTAAACATGAAGACGAAAAGGAAAATATTTAA
- a CDS encoding DUF6438 domain-containing protein, which translates to MMKYLTALTLLLLIDINLYCQNTSQWNPDNFSFSELTFHSTACNGTCPQVSLHLRKDKLIEVSRKIYKSKGVVDSSLSGNFIGVLDNKNYNSVLILLSTINWDTLSFSNSWCCDAPIKTILISYNGKYKKFKSMTPPEITYELFDDLIKLASKIKLTKYNKPLDFEDYN; encoded by the coding sequence ATGATGAAATATTTAACTGCATTAACTCTCTTACTGCTGATTGACATAAACCTGTATTGTCAAAATACAAGTCAATGGAATCCAGATAACTTTTCATTTTCTGAATTAACTTTTCATTCGACAGCTTGCAACGGCACATGTCCTCAAGTTTCATTGCACTTAAGAAAAGATAAATTAATAGAAGTATCAAGAAAAATATATAAATCCAAAGGCGTTGTCGATTCATCATTGTCTGGAAACTTTATAGGCGTCTTGGATAACAAGAATTATAATAGTGTGCTTATACTTCTTTCAACGATCAATTGGGACACATTATCCTTTTCGAATAGTTGGTGCTGTGATGCGCCAATTAAAACCATTTTGATTTCCTACAACGGAAAATATAAGAAATTTAAATCAATGACTCCACCAGAAATAACTTACGAATTATTTGATGACTTAATAAAACTTGCTTCAAAAATAAAATTGACAAAATATAATAAGCCATTGGATTTTGAAGATTACAATTAG
- the ricT gene encoding PSP1 domain-containing protein, which produces MGCGSCGTASGGKPSGCKSNGGCSTGGCNRLNVHDWLMNLPFSDPESTCKIIEVSFNQGSRKEFFRNNTLQYFEKGEYITVEGVSGFDVGEVSLSGELVRMQMKKKGVDEMNPDLKKVLRRSTEKDIEIHLQNKAREKAALARSRSIAIQLNLQMKLIEVEIQSDGKKATFFYTAEDRVDFREMIKIYASEFKVKVEMRQIGIRQEAAKVGGIGSCGRELCCSTWLNDFKSVTTTAARYQNLSINQTKLSGQCGRLKCCLNYELDTYLDALQHFPNNAETLQTTKGTANLIKKDIFKNLMWYVLPGGGIQYPLTIQRVKDILRANSRGEAVDELKPVDLSAGKNTEIEHAFVDVVGQVSLRSLEKTSKRNYEKNQRERNENRPQQDNRRPQQPNRPPDNRPNQNRPQQDNRRPQQGPPQQGGGDRRNENRPKPNFQPKRPPQQGPQGDNK; this is translated from the coding sequence ATGGGCTGTGGAAGTTGTGGAACCGCAAGCGGCGGAAAACCCAGTGGTTGCAAAAGCAATGGCGGTTGCAGCACAGGTGGCTGTAACAGGCTTAATGTGCACGACTGGCTGATGAACCTGCCATTCAGCGATCCTGAAAGCACCTGCAAAATAATTGAGGTAAGCTTTAACCAGGGAAGCCGCAAAGAATTTTTCAGGAACAATACGCTGCAATATTTTGAAAAAGGAGAATACATAACCGTTGAAGGCGTAAGCGGTTTTGATGTAGGCGAAGTAAGTTTGAGCGGTGAATTGGTGCGTATGCAGATGAAAAAGAAAGGCGTGGATGAAATGAATCCCGATCTTAAAAAAGTGCTGCGCAGGAGTACGGAGAAAGACATTGAGATTCATCTGCAAAACAAGGCAAGGGAAAAAGCTGCACTGGCAAGAAGCCGTTCTATCGCAATACAGTTAAATCTCCAGATGAAATTGATTGAAGTGGAAATTCAGAGCGATGGTAAAAAAGCTACTTTCTTTTATACCGCAGAAGACCGTGTGGATTTCAGAGAAATGATCAAGATCTATGCCTCTGAGTTTAAAGTAAAAGTTGAGATGCGCCAGATCGGTATAAGACAGGAAGCTGCAAAAGTTGGTGGCATTGGCAGTTGCGGAAGAGAACTTTGCTGCAGCACATGGCTGAACGATTTTAAGAGTGTAACCACAACGGCTGCACGTTACCAGAACCTTTCTATCAATCAAACAAAATTAAGCGGCCAGTGCGGCAGGCTTAAATGCTGTTTGAATTATGAGCTGGATACTTACCTTGATGCATTACAGCATTTTCCTAACAATGCAGAAACACTGCAAACAACAAAAGGAACTGCGAATCTTATTAAAAAAGATATTTTTAAAAACCTGATGTGGTATGTATTGCCCGGTGGAGGCATACAATATCCTTTAACTATTCAGCGGGTAAAAGATATTTTGCGTGCAAACAGCCGCGGCGAAGCAGTGGATGAATTGAAACCTGTTGATCTTAGTGCTGGTAAGAATACAGAAATTGAACATGCCTTTGTGGATGTGGTTGGACAGGTTAGTCTGCGTAGTTTGGAAAAAACAAGCAAACGCAACTACGAAAAAAATCAACGCGAAAGAAACGAGAACAGGCCGCAACAAGATAACAGGAGACCACAACAACCTAACCGTCCTCCGGATAACAGACCAAATCAAAACAGGCCGCAACAGGATAACAGGAGACCGCAACAAGGACCTCCCCAGCAAGGTGGCGGTGACAGAAGAAACGAGAACAGGCCAAAGCCAAATTTTCAGCCGAAACGTCCGCCACAACAAGGACCGCAGGGTGATAATAAATAA